Part of the Mytilus trossulus isolate FHL-02 chromosome 2, PNRI_Mtr1.1.1.hap1, whole genome shotgun sequence genome is shown below.
CCCATAATCATCTTTTTTGTAAGTACAATGTAGTACAATGTAGTCTagatatttatatgtttgttcATTTGAATTGCAAAcagcagaggcggatttaggggggggaccggaccccctttttgggaaaaaaagtggttgcttatatagagaatcactgaagcatgactggagcgagCCCCCtgttaggcagtcagtgggcccccacttatgaaaatttctggatctgccactgaacAGCTTGGCTGACAAGGCGAAAAGAACATTTATAGGGTTAATTGCAAGTTTTGTCTTAACCTTGAAAACATCTGCAGATTAATCTGACAGTGACAGAAATGTTTAGAATGTTGAGAGTTACACACCATaaacttaaatattaaaaactattAACTTGTCAGGGAAGAGGCCTTGTTGTCACCTTGGGTCTATTTGCATACTCAACAAGGGGGACACACCAACATTGTAGGCAATGAAGTGGGCTTTCGAAGATCAGGCAAGTGGTTGAATATCCCACTGGTTTAAACAATTCTGTTagcatttctatttttttttttttattcaaatcacttttatctataataaataaatatataaaatcttcAAACTTATTCAGCTGATTGAACACCTTTTTTTCTCTCTTCTAAAATTCTTTTCAAACAGTATTCAGCTTGTCCCTGagcatgtttatttttgttttcttttgcttttttcaGTGCTATCCCACAATTTGTCTCAGCTTCATTCAATTTCGAAGTCCTCAAATATATGGCTcctaaatttgaataaagtgCTGGAAGTTCTGGTACATTTGATGCTGTCCCAACTTCAACAGCTTGAAATAATGTTGACTCTGCTTCTTTTAGATTGTTTTGCATAATTTGTACAGTAGCAATGTCATTTAAAAGAACTATTCTCTGTGGATGTTCTTCTCCTAAAACTCTCCTAGCTATACTTTCTGATCTAACAAGTAATGGTTGGGCTTCTGCCAATTCTTTATGATACATTAGGAATCGGCCATAACTTTCTAGAGCAAGACCAAGCAAGGCATATGTATTGTTGTCAGACTCTGGATTTTCCTTGACCTTCACTTCCATAATTTTAACTGCTTCTCGATATCCCATCTCTGCCATTTCATCTTTATTTGTCATTGCATAAAGACTTCCTAATTTAATGGTTATTTCAACAAAAGCATTACTGGTTTTTTCCATTCCCTTTTGAAGGCAAGCTTTCattgtttctttatataaaaccTCAGCTTTTGAGAATTGTCGTTGATTTAAAGCTATATTAGCCAAATCGTCATATACTGTCACTTTTGCATTAAAGTATTCTTCTCTCTCCATTTCTTTGCTTTTGAATTTATTCTCTATGTCGTATAGAGCCTCATGATAAATTCTTTCTGCAGCTTGATTTTCATTTCGCATGGCTGCCAGTTTTGCCCGTTTTATACTCATAACAATAGGGTCTTCTTCTGTTTTGCTTGAAAATCCAAGGAAACATCTTGATACACCAATTAATCCAAAAGAAGAAACAATTGTTGACAAGGAACTGGTTCTGTAAaagaaacaataattttaaaatgacatttttaaatgcTAACTCAAGGATCACATCTCCCGGTGGGGTTACTTCCTATATTTTTAGTCATGTTAGTGGTAGGATTGTGCCTCAAAACAGGGttgctttttcattttcagctgGTTAGAACAGGATCCCTTTTTCATGTCCTGAGGGTCACTTCTTTGTGCCCTGCTGGTGAGAACAGTGtcttttttaaacaaagtattTGTCTAGAACAGGAACACTTATTTAACTGTTTAAGATATAGTCTAGAACCTGTTCTAGAACAGCATCTATTTTATACCATCTAGAACAGGGTATACTTTTCTGAGCGTATCTAATACCgggtatgtttttcaataatatttctgtttagaacaaggtatgtttttcaatgttttctggtTAGAACAGGGTACAATTTGGCAAGTGCTGTTTGCACAGTTATATCGAAAGAATAGTCAGCAACCAGCCCGGATAACAtctaaagattatttaaattaactcatcatagaaaccagaattgaaattttgtgtttACGCCAGACctgcgttttgtctacaaaagactcatctgtgacgcttgaataaaaaaaagttaaaaatagatagtcatgatagtgtccaattcatttttaaattgtctttgAAAAATCTTTACAATGTATCTTTTCATGTGCATCTTTTATCTTTAACAATGTATTATCTGTACACATTATAAATGTATTGTCTTAGTCAATGTAGATGTTTTAAGGATGTTTGTTGCATGTGTTACTCTTTGGTTCTTTGTAAAACTTCTGAGATTTTGCAGAAACAGTCATtccataaatatatacatgtataatacatcATAAAGGCAATACATGATTAATATCTGATGTCTACAAGAGAAATAAGCTTGATTTAACAttaaactacatgtactaattttgtattgaatgaataattcatttgttttactttagtAGTACTTGTgctaatatacaaaaaatgtaataatataaagttgattcttaattttactttcatttaatGATTTATATCATGTATTTTGTTGCAGATGAACATTCTGCTAAAACAATAACTAGGCAATGAACAGGTAAAAAGTCTGCTTTAACCATAAATATAGCTCCATACAGGTGGCTTGGACACCCTGGCCCTAACCCTAAATCTGCCTTTgctttttaaagacaaaatacaCCTACAtgctatttatcaaattttgatgaaattttgtatgaatttaGAACTCAACTACATGTACCTGCACTGAGCTGTATCTGGATattgaaatacataatacatgtagGTTATATAGAGATATACAGGCAATTAATAAATTGCTTCGCTGAGTGCAGCTGGATGTGACCGCAGATGTCCAACCCTGAAAAGTTGGGACACAATATTCACGCTTGATACGGGTTTGAatttcaattgtaaataaatttttaacacataataggtttctgacacagaataactgtagtcaaagaacttcaaattggttatatgatttaaatttatattcatttctgTGCATTTGTGCAATACACTATGTTGTTGCAAATTAATCTCTCATTCCCTcctcccccccccaaaaaaaaagaagtttacccctatttttttggcttttgtaCAATACACCATGCTGTTGAATAATAATCCCccacctaaaaaaaatatttgatttttttttttaatttctgatatATCTGAAATGGGAAAAATTGTCCCCCATTCCAATTTTTTTCaccttcatcatgttcatcctttcctttattctaaaaaaaaatctttccatCAAAATATGGTCAATATTTCAATTTCCCTCaaaccttgacctaattttctctttttttgaaccaggacctcaaatcaaaagatgaTTGGGTCCTTGGTCTCTATAACTTATGGTTTATCAGTTAGAAAGGCATCACtaatatcaaatgcataaagGGGAATAATTATCATATAGCTTCTCCAGATAGCTTAGGTCAAAGTAAAATGTAACATCTTACATGTCCTATATGAGTATAATGAGcactttgaaaaaataaatcatttgctTTCTTTTACAGTTGTGAATTCGAAGGAGATctaataacaagaaaaacagcgTTTGGGGGGGATAACTCTAACAAAGAAAAGTGTTGGCTAAACAGGGTTAGTTTGAAAGcgtttatacaaaaacaaataagctACATCttctgaaacaaaacaaaacagtgtAAGAAAAAATTgggcagaaaaaaataaataaaaaaataatcagacaaAATCAATTGGTCTTTCAACGTAAAAGTTCCATACTTTCATACTATTTCCACCTCTTTCTAAAAAAATCTGCATCCTATCAAATATGGTCGAACTTACCGTGAAGAACCCTCTTACGAATGCTGAATGTTATTGGTACaatgtaaatgattttatttcgaaacatgttcaaaattttaagtaGTGTGTCCATCATGTCCATAAATACACCAACACACCGTATTCTGGTAAGAGTTAAATAACTACATGTGTTAGATGTGACATTGACATACAATTTAAAAGCTTTATCTTTTTTCTATCACATACATGTAGTGTTGGTTTAATGAAAATggtgataaaaacaaatttgctatgattttttaaattcccatgtttatatttcacattgGCGCCTTATCATTGCTTATTGTTCAGTCAAATTTCACACGGACGAAGTCGAAATTACAGACAAAGAATGTATACAGTATAAGACTtcaaatagaccactttcgaatTCATCCGTCACCTgaaaaaacttgtcaattataTGCCCCTTTGTGACGTCATATAAAtgtaccagatagaggggctcacctgtatccctgcactataaACGTTCagcaagcgtcttagtgatcatcattgtgcaggataaactaaaaataaagtttgttcaGTAGGTACTTAATCACAATTCCCTAAGGACAGCGGTGCTGATTCTAAATTATGAGAAtttaatttgccgaataattgaTGCAATAGagttttatagtttttcaaccactcgctcaacattgaaaTGGAAATCACAACGCACCTAAACATTTGCTAAATGTAAATGCACGTGTGACTTttactaaaaccaaagtttttgacggaaTGCATCGAActtgaaagttgtctattgGGATTGATTGTGTAGTTTTATACGCTGCTGGATAACTCGGACTAAAACAAAGTCGGACTATAACAAAATCGGACTATAACTAACTCGGACTATAACAAACTCGGCCTACCATTATTCATATGCAGAAATATATTGAACCAACTCGGACTACGATTagaagattgtttttttttactgtaataaaaaaaaatcttatatattaaaattatacatgttatatacgAATTTATGGattataatgaatatttttgaataaaaaagatcGTATATAGaaatgattaatatttgttatatgagTTGAATTAGATATGTTTAGATGAGGGTAATTAACTTATACTTGAAGAAATGTTATTGTGATTTATGATGTTTATTGACAAAAGAAATGCTAATGGTTGGCGTGTgttcttgtttttattgtgtttaatCCTTGGTGTTTATGAttagtaaataaacaaagacaaattTGATTGACAGTGAATGGCTTCTTAACAATTTCACTAATCTGTAATTGATTCAGCAATTGAAAAGTAATTATATTCAAATGGTCACATCAAACAGATACAATGTTTTTAGAAAGGCAAGCCGAGGcaaacatttattatacatgtatccaAAAATAGATTTggagtaaaattgaaaaaacaacagAGATTTCTTTGATCTTACCAAATACTTCtataaaataacatgaaaaaaaatccattatcATTTTCAACATGGGTATTGACTTCTTGATAAACTTCTAAAATATTGTTCAAAATGGAACATTGAAATGAACAAAGATAAAACTGAAATAATTGTATTCCGTAATGGATGGCAACAAGTCAATCACAGTTGGTATTATGACAAGCACGAGCTCAAAGTTGTGAACTCTTTTGTTTACTTAGGGAATTTATTTCACTATAACGGAAAATTTCAGCAAACCCAAAAGAGACTATCCCAGCAAGCTAATAAAGCTCTTGCGTCactctttatttcatttaagatGCTGTACATATCAACTCAACAGAAATGTGAAATGTTCGATAGTCTTGTTGGATCGATCTTAAGCTACGGTTCTGAGATATGGGCATTTCATCATGCCAAGGACATTGAACAGGttcataataaattttgtaGATTTGTACTTAAAGTTGGTAAAAATTCACCTATTTGTGCTGTTATCGGTGAACTTGGACATTTGCCAATGTATATTATTAGAAAACAAAGAATACTTAAATATTGGTTGAAAATTGTTGCCAAGAAACCTCctattgtatttgatgtatataaaatgttggTTAATGATGCTGAGAATGGTAAAACAAACTGGGCGTCAAATGGTCGTACCTTGTTAAATGATCTTGGTTATAATTTTTTATGGTATAAccaagaaaatgtatttttttcatatgatgtTTTGAAACTACGCCTCTATGATCAGTTTATACAAAGCTGGCGTTCTAGTATGttcaattgtgaaaaattggatattttgaaaatgttcaaaattgacttttgtttagaaaaatatttacttctTGATGTCAATGTTAAACTCTTAGCACAACTTAGATGTGGTTCACTTAAACTCAACATTGAAACTGGACGATATAATAATGTGCCTCATAATGAAAGACTTTGTCAATGTTGCAATATGAAAGctattgaaaatgaatatcattttgtaaTGATTTGTCCAGCCTATAGACATCTGCGTTTAAGATTTTTGCctaaatattattgttcttggcctaatatgtcaaaatgtttatCACTTATTCAAACAAGTTCAAGGACTTTGGTATTAAAACtttgttgtttgttaaatgaaaactgGAAACTACGGTCACAACTGATAAAGTAGATTATATATGGTACTATCTGTTTAATGtgtggtgggttttttttgtttttttttgtgttattattttgctttctgttttcatttatattatgtcgcttactatattatatatgttgttgatgCTATAGCATTATATTATATGCTGATTTGCAATAAACTTATTACAATTACTTTTAATTGGACATTTAGTTCCCAATTCCGTGTAATAACAGGTACTTGGGTGGTTAGATAGGTGTCAACAGTACATGTGCCAGTTGTTTGTTTAACCTATGGTGATTAAAAAGGTGTCAACTATACACGTGGCATGATGTCATAATCAATTAAGATATGCatataataacaatttattcTGAGAGGGACATTATTACAATTAATACTGCAAAGACAAATCAGTggtaaattttcaatataaatatcaaaaagattttttttggtgtttttatttttaaatatatcttgttaacatattttttttatccccatcaaaaatgttcaaaaataaattatttaataaattaaagataaaaaatcattttgaattaagaattgaaaattaatttccaataacaacaacaaccaaCATTATACTTAAATTCTTCTAGTAGTCCGAGTTTGTTATAGTCCGATTTCCGGAGGCCGAGTTTGTTATAGTCCGATTTTGTTATAGGCCGAGATATCATGGATTCATTTTATATAGgactttattcatttatttttttgtaaaatactatttttatactttatagTTGTTTGGTATAATTTGAAGTTTGTCATTACTAAACGACTCAGCTTTGCTGCAAATAACTATTAGCTTAGCAGCAAAACAGTTCCTTCCTTTAGACATATAGTTTATGAAAATACAGTAGCCCAACACCAACACTGGCAACAGGTCAGTTGTTTAGTTGTATTTTCCACATTTTCATGCTACCCTTCCTATCAATTGCATTTTTGCATACCTGGAAAATTTTGATGTATTTTCATGATGTGGAACGCATTCACGTGGATGTAATTTTCTTCTCTTCAATTCATTCAGACATCGTAGTAATGTAAATCGAAATGCATTTATCACAGTTCTTCCCGATGTTGTCATTGTATAAGTTGTGTTGGTACCCGTACATAACAAAATCGAGGAAAGTATCGATAGGGAAAGgaaaaatttttaaaacagtaaaCCAGATCATAATTGCTAAAATAAAGATTTCCATTCCTAGTGTACAGAAATGAACATATAAAACAAGGTCTCCGACTTAAATTAAGATTTGTCTATTCaataaataatatcatttacttgaaattttgcatttaaaataaaatcatagtATAATTTTAGTCCtaaatcagtatttttttgcatttcagTGTGGGAACCAGTAGGACATAATTTTTCTACAACCACATGGAAGTtagcaaaatttatttttgataggCTGGCGCGAAAGAACTGAAAATAAACACTCAATATGACTGACATTGCAAATAAAAGGCATGAAATTGCCAAGGAGATTAGGGCCTTATTGATGTCAAGTCCTGCAGCCCTGACAATTGATGAACTAAGGAGAGATTTTCATCAGTTCATGGACAAACCTATTCCCTTTAGGGAACTTGGGTACTCCAATCTTGAAGACCTGTTAAGAGACATGACAGATGTTTTACAGATTACTTATAG
Proteins encoded:
- the LOC134707593 gene encoding tetratricopeptide repeat protein 19, mitochondrial-like — encoded protein: MTTSGRTVINAFRFTLLRCLNELKRRKLHPRECVPHHENTSKFSRTSSLSTIVSSFGLIGVSRCFLGFSSKTEEDPIVMSIKRAKLAAMRNENQAAERIYHEALYDIENKFKSKEMEREEYFNAKVTVYDDLANIALNQRQFSKAEVLYKETMKACLQKGMEKTSNAFVEITIKLGSLYAMTNKDEMAEMGYREAVKIMEVKVKENPESDNNTYALLGLALESYGRFLMYHKELAEAQPLLVRSESIARRVLGEEHPQRIVLLNDIATVQIMQNNLKEAESTLFQAVEVGTASNVPELPALYSNLGAIYLRTSKLNEAETNCGIALKKAKENKNKHAQGQAEYCLKRILEERKKGVQSAE